A region of Catenibacterium mitsuokai DNA encodes the following proteins:
- a CDS encoding DUF4406 domain-containing protein, with translation MKIFISQPMKGLPEEEIRHNREKAIKKIKSLYGDDAEIIDSYIKVEGTPLWCLGKSIELLSTADVAYFLKGWNKARGCRIEYMCASDYGIGAYLEEE, from the coding sequence ATGAAAATATTTATTTCACAACCTATGAAGGGATTGCCTGAAGAAGAAATCAGACACAATAGAGAAAAGGCTATCAAAAAAATCAAAAGTCTCTATGGTGATGATGCTGAAATTATTGATAGTTATATTAAAGTAGAAGGCACTCCTTTATGGTGCCTTGGTAAATCTATTGAATTATTATCAACTGCCGATGTTGCTTACTTTTTAAAGGGATGGAACAAAGCAAGAGGGTGCAGAATTGAATATATGTGTGCGTCAGATTATGGAATAGGTGCATACTTAGAGGAGGAATAA